A region of Gracilinanus agilis isolate LMUSP501 chromosome 3, AgileGrace, whole genome shotgun sequence DNA encodes the following proteins:
- the FCN3 gene encoding LOW QUALITY PROTEIN: ficolin-3 (The sequence of the model RefSeq protein was modified relative to this genomic sequence to represent the inferred CDS: substituted 1 base at 1 genomic stop codon), with product MQLPRTGILFLLLLAGLAFIPAQEPPTCPEPKVMESSKIIVLQGCPGLQGATGSPGEKGAPGSRGLPGPPGKAGPKGEPGDPVDVSKLCQAGPKDCRELQSRGASLSGWYQLCLANGKLLSVFCEMTSADGGWLVFQRRQDGSVNFYESWASYKAGFGSQESEFWLGNENLYQLTREGNFXGWWELRVELEDFNGTQTFAHYQGFRILSEADKYQLVLDKFLEGNAGDSLTYHSGRAFSTYDVDNDTRTGSCAVIVKAAWWYSACYKSNLNGLYASTEAKAHKYGIDWATGRGVGHPYRRTSMMLR from the exons AACCCAAAGTGATGGAGAGCAGCAAAATAATTGTTCTGCAGGGCTGCCCAGGCCTCCAGGGGGCCACTGGGAGCCCTGGAGAAAAGGGGGCACCAGGCTCTAGAG GACTGCCGGGGCCACCAGGGAAAGCCGGACCCAAGGGGGAGCCTG GAGATCCTGTGGACGTGTCAAAACTGTGCCAGGCAG GACCCAAGGACTGCAGGGAACTTCAGAGCCGAGGAGCCTCCCTGAGTGGCTGGTACCAGCTGTGCCTGGCCAATGGCAAGCTCCTGTCTGTCTTCTGTGAGATGACCTCTGCGGATGGGGGCTGGCTG GTGTTCCAGAGACGTCAGGATGGCTCTGTGAATTTCTATGAATCCTGGGCAAGCTACAAGGCTGGCTTTGGGAGCCAGGAGTCTGAATTCTGGCTTGGAAATGAGAACCTCTATCAGCTTACCCGTGAAGGTAACTTCTGAGGCTGGTGG GAACTTCGAGTGGAGCTGGAAGACTTCAATGGTACCCAAACCTTCGCCCACTACCAGGGCTTCAGGATCCTGAGTGAGGCTGACAAATATCAACTGGTTCTTGATAAGTTCCTGGAGGGTAACGCCG GAGATTCCCTGACTTACCATAGTGGAAGGGCCTTCTCCACCTATGACGTCGATAATGACACCAGGACTGGGAGTTGTGCAGTCATTGTAAAAGCAGCCTGGTGGTACTCAGCCTGCTATAAATCCAACCTCAATGGGCTCTATGCAAGCACTGAGGCAAAGGCACACAAGTATGGTATTGACTGGGCCACCGGGAGGGGAGTGGGCCATCCCTATCGGCGAACCTCAATGATGCTCCGATAG